Within the Cydia pomonella isolate Wapato2018A chromosome 3, ilCydPomo1, whole genome shotgun sequence genome, the region GTTGGTCCAGCGATAGCtcttatttgtttgtttaaacttgtttttgctctatttcgtttgttttataaactggagctatataaactatttacaggacaagatatacctcatgtcattgtatgtgcaaagtttcattacaatccaaagCTTGCTGGGACTCTTTAAACTTCATGGCTAAAGTAAGCCATCTGTAGTTGCATGAAAGCGAAAAAGGTTTCAAATTCATACAGAATGTTTGATTTGTTaaataatgtggtgttaaaaataaatatcaagtaCTCCACTTTGAACCATATAAGACATATTTCAATATTAATGGAGTGATCATGACAAAGttgcaaataatgtaattaaGAAGATTATTGCTATGTAGACGTgacctaaattaaaaaacaaattatgttaCATTTTGATTACTATAAAActagctttcaaatcatggctatATTAAAAGcattgtattacattttatcagtcaaaagcGTTGTGACTGAACATATGACCTATCTAAGTAGACTGCAGTGTATCTGTGgtattatgattaaaatattattattcaatgTTGGCCTTATAGATATGTCAAATAGGGTtgtccacacagagcaagcatacgcgcgaggcaatttcctcacgcacaaaccaaccagtgtagacgtgcctcggccgaggcggcgcggtCAGGCGAGGGAAACGCGCGccccgcctcggccgaggcgcttctacactggccggtttgtgagTGAGggaattgcctcgcgcgtatgctcgctctgtgtggacccgcctaataccAAATCATGCTTTATACAGCTGTGTGCAACAAATTGAtgcaattctcgggattagttaccaagcggaccccaggctctcatgagccgtggcaaaatgccggggcaacgcgaggaagaagaagaagaagtagtcAGCTAGATttgccatgtctgtctgtccgtccgtccgcggctttgctccgtgatcgttattgctagaaagctgcaatttggcagaGATACATGAAATATGCAAGGgaacaatggtaaaataaaaagtagaaaaaacctcccatacaaaattgataaagttaaaattttcggaaataatcgctccgaacgAAAAAATATATTCGTCCCCACCCCCCTTTTCCCCCTTTTCCCTCAAAGAATACATTtgctaaattttaaaataaaccaaagaaaATGTGGGCCATGATAAACGAAAAATAAGTTAAAGGAATCTGTTATACCAACAAGTTTAAATACGGAAAATGGAGAAATAATAAACCAACAAGAAATCTGTGAATACAACGAATATTTTGCTACCATTGGGTCTGTATTAGCCAACAAAATTCCTGATATGTATCACAATACTATAGACACTAGTACATTATGTAAACACTCTATTCCCGACAAACATCTTACAGAATTCGAACCTTGCACCGCTTCCGAAGTCCGCAAAATAATCGATCATCTTGATGCTAACACAAGTACAGGAATAGACAAAATTAGCACAAAATGTATTAAACGTATCAGAGACCTAATAGTTTCTAAACTAGCAAACAGTTTTTATCAATGTTTACGAGATGGTCAATTTCCTGGCAGTATGAAGATAGCCAAAGTAACGCCAATATTTAAAACCGGAAAACAAACCTGTCCAGGAAACTATCGCCCTGTATCAGTTCTTCCTATACTTTCTAAAATATTAGGCTTCAGACATACCTTAATTCGATAAACTTCCTTTCTGAATTTCAATATGGGTTCCGAGCTAAATCGAACACCCTATCTGCAACTTTAGACCTAGTAACAGATATAAGACAAAATATAGATAAAAGAAACTTAGGACTCTGTATATttgtagatttaaaaaaaagcattcGACACCAATAGTCactttttgatgtttaaaaaGTTAGAACATATAGGAGTCGAAGGAAAAGGTCTCTCAATGATCAAATCTTTTCTAGAAAGCCGGCAACAAGTCTTAGAAATAGGCAACATGACCagtagtacaaaaaaaatcacatacGGCATACCGCAGGGGTCAATAACCTATATAAATTCCGTAAATCATTACAGGGACAAGTAtctctctataaatcttctcaCTATTAACGCATCTAAAACAAGCTATGTGATATTTTccgctaaaaataaaactattggaCCTTACGAATCACTACATATCAATGGAGAAATACTTAAAGCTTCTTCACAAGAAAAATACTTAGGTCTATTCCCTGAGCCGTGCCTTACTTGGAATCTCCAAATAGACCGTGTAAGGAAAACAATGATTTTGCTTACAGGCTCACTGCGCCATGTCGTCGGCTGTTTCCCTAGAAATGTACGTTATGTAATTTACAACTCATTAGTGAAGCCACTACTAGAATATTTAAGTGAGATCTGGGGTTGCGCGGCAAGCACTCACTTGAATAAGTAGCAAACATCGCAAAATAAGCTACTAAAGGTATTATTCGGATATGACTATTATACTTCAACAAGAAAAAATTACGGAGAACTAAAAATTAagcatattaaacaaatttacgTTTTTAAAACCTGTGTCTtggtttataaaattttacataagaAACCGcataagaaactttcatttacatataagcagaataaatataatcttcGAAATAAACATAGCTTAAAGTTACACTTCCATAGAACAAATTACGGAAAACGAAGTATTTTAAACGAAGGTGTAAAAATGTACAACAAATTGACGCCGGGTATTAAAAATTGTCCTTCgttcaaaatattcaaaaataaactgaaaaggtatgttgtatatgtataatatttcgcttaaatagttaaatacatataacaattgcaaatatataaaaaaagtaagtcAGCCCATTAGCTTAAACGAATATTTTCAAATACGAAACTGCTATAGTTGCTATACCATTTactaactaacaaaaaaaactgataCTGTTCATACTTTTACATTAAGAAGCACGATATATTTCGATCTAAAACTATTAATTCTTGGACACTGTGCTCTCAGAGTTATGCATGTTGTTGTTACGCTACCCACTCTTAAATTAGTTAATATTGTACAGTTTTTGCATCGCACGGCCGCGGTTGCGCTACGAATACCAACCTTACTCCTattcaaataagtatttatgCGAATTTACTCGTATTTCCTTGGGATGCAAAAACATACACACCACGTTATTGTATAgcattaagttaaatttaatttctcattttaaatgaataatgtgtattcttatgagaataaatgtcttaaaccataaGTTAAAGTCATGCTCATCCCCATTCTTATTTAGCAGTTTCGCcgtgaaatataatatatgtatgtagaaCTTTTACGAAAATGAGGTCAGATGTCAGATGATGTATTATGTATAAGACAGAGAACAAACAGATGGACCAATTTTTCTATGAAGGTTGTATCTCGGGTCTAGAATTTATAAAGAACAAATTTGAATTGTGAACTTAACGTAAACGTCTCGCAGCCGCTCGTTTCGCCCGTAAGCCTCCGCGTTCTACTCTCCCGCCGCCCCGGCGTGCTCCGCCGCGGCCCGCCGCGTCGCGTCTGCGCTCGGCTTCTGCCGGACGCGACAAGCGCTCGGAGCTGCGTGCGCGATATTGGGCACTACTATTTGGAGACCTGCAACGAGCGGTAAGCTCCCTGAGATCGGTTCTAagatttatttgaaaatgttCGTTTGATCGTGACACAATATTCTGAAACACAAAAACCTAATATTATTGTGAAATTTCCCTATTTTCACAGGTTGGAGAAATATATAATACAGTAGAAGCTCACGAAAACCTAAATGAGTGCCAAGAAGTTATATTAGTGCTAGAAAATTATACAAGAGACTTCAAAGCCTTAGGAGAGTGGTTTCGACTGAAATGGGAGTATGATAATACTCCTCCTCCTCAAAGGCCCCAGAGTTTAGCTTGGGAGATACGAAAAACAGATTTTGTCCGCCCAGAATCAAGACGTGCTCATTCTGTTAAAAGTTCCCCATCTGTGTCAGGCAAAAATAGCCCTTGTCTTTCTGGACATAATACTCCAAGTGGCAAAAATAGCCCAAACCTAACTGGCAAAGCCAGTCCCGGTAGCGGCAAGATAAGCCCTAGAGTTTCTTCAGGACATGCAACTAGCCCTAAAGCGAATATTGAGTTCTTTAGCAATAAAATATCAGCAGCTTCTAAAGTTACTACTAATGCTAAAACTGAACCAAAACAAGAAATAAAACTAACAGATATTGAAGAGAAAGACGTCATTAACGGCGAAAAACATCTTGAAAAAGAAGTACCTGTCTTGCAGGTTCAAAACGAAAAGGCTGAGAAACTGGAACCGCTCATAGTTGAAATAGGCAAAGCAAAACAATGTCCAAATGTTTCACCTAAACCAGTAGTAGTGAAATCTTCCAAAAATAAATGTGTACCCGATAATGCCAAGAAAGTGCCTAATAAAGAGTTGTCTACACAAGCTAAGGCTACTAAAGCTAAACTAGATGCCATGGAGAATGATTTTCTCAGCAAGCAGTTGGTAAATAGTAATGTCAAAAATGATAATCTTACTAATCAAGATATAGATGCCCAaacagaaagaaaaaaaattgaaactgtTGAGTCTGATATCGCAGTGACTGCTAACGAGAAAACTAATGATAAAGTCAACTCGGAAGCAATGAAAAATAATGATGAAGTTGTGCATAATAAAACAAGAAATGAGGTTATTCCAAAAAGTCGAACAGGAACTGACTCTGAAAATAAAACTGCAATCGATGCTGTCACTGATAATGAATCTCCAATTAAATCGGAAGATAATTTTGCAGATGTTTCCAATGAAAGTTCGACAAAATCAATTGAAGAAAAGCACGATAAAGCTGACGAACCGCCTAAAAACGAAGCAATAAAAAAAGAGGAACTAGTGTCTAATTCGAGTGAGATGGAAAATAATATGGCATATACCCAAGAAGTTAAAGATGCTTTGTTGGTCGAAAAAAAGGTAAATGATGTAGACTTCCAAGACTGTCCGGAAGTAAAagatactgtaaaaaataaggACGAGCTCAAGGATGATAAGGATTTTAAAAAACCTGAGCCGAAAGTTGACACAAGGACTTTTGTAAGACCAGCTTATTCACAGGCAGCTGCTAAACCTAAAGCAACTACTAccaaaatagaaataaaaacgcTTGCAAGATCCACACCATTAGCTAGAAGTAAAACTGTTGTAGAAATTAGACCAAATAAAGCTTCTAAAACACAAAAAGTATGTCCAAAGAAAAATCAAACTAGCAAGTGTAGCTACCCATTTAATTTGACCACTGGTCGGACCAGTCTCTTTGATGCTACGTCCAACGTCGTGAATAAAAGTACCGTCCCTAGAAAAGTAGTGAATAAAAATGTCCAAATGGGTTCAGGTGATTCCAAGTTCAATCAGCCCAAGGTAGAAGTGAAAAAACGTCCTTTAAGGCCTACGAGTCTAAAAGTTAACGAAAAATTAGATAAAAAAGAAAAGTGTAATTCTGCACTTGGAAACATTAAAGATTGCGAGGAATATAGTAGTTCTGATacaattgttacacaaattgatagGTCACGTCTAGAATCGAGTGAGAGCTTACGAACTCTAGTCCCTGATGATTTAGAACTGATTCACGATGCAGCTAACTCAGTAGAAGTGCTTAACATAGATAGTAATACTAATGACAATGATGGCTGGCTCACTGTCAAATCTAGGCGTTTGAGTCGCGAATCAAAGAAACAATCTAAATCACATTGGTCTAATAGATTCCATCAGCCTTCTGCAACTACCAGCCTGCCTACATTAAACATGATAGAGTCTCCCAAACAAGAAGTCAAGCCAATAATCAACACAACAGCTACTACTAAGGTAGACAGAGCGAAATCTGAGCAGCCTCAAATACTCAAACCTGAAAAGGTTGTTACCGTATCTTCTAAGAATAGGGTTGACAGTAAAACCAAAACTAATTTAGCGATGATTAGACAGAAATCAGATGTCACTGGTTTAAAGAGATCAGCTCGAAGCAAAGCACTCTCCAAGAAAGCCGAAAAAGTCAAAGACACGCCCAAAGATTCTGAATCGTCTGAACTGACTAAGAACCGCCTGCATTCCTCATTAGAAAGTCTGACCACGGGCTTAGCCAGGTCCCAAGAGAGTACTGAAGAAGTGTTTGACTTTGACAAATGGAAGGCAGAATTCAGATCTACCTTCAAGTACCTCGAAGATGACGATCAGATGCCGAATCATAACGAGATATTAAAATCAGCTGACCCATCGGAAATGTCAGAGATCGCAGCGATGACGTCCCAAATTGAAGAAAACGAGAAGAAGATTAGTTGGGCATTGGATTTCCAATCTGATGTAGACCAGAGGAAACTCTGCGAAGAAGAAGACCTATTGAATCGTCAGATAATGGAGTTACAGCAGGTGTCGGACATAGACTTGGATACTGAGACGGATGATACTGAGGTGAGCATTTACAAGTACTACCTTATTTTTTTAGCTCCTTAAGAATGAAGTGATTGGATGATTTccttttttattactatttgttGTGTATGTTACCAAGACGGACGCAGAAATCCTCTGCGAAGACGTGCCGGCGCTGGTGGCACCCGAAAACCTGGGTGCACTAGCGGCCAGCCTTGAA harbors:
- the LOC133516225 gene encoding uncharacterized protein LOC133516225, with the protein product MEEVRQLVQEEGREARNLVAFHVAVDTPTARFARKPPRSTLPPPRRAPPRPAASRLRSASAGRDKRSELRARYWALLFGDLQRAVGEIYNTVEAHENLNECQEVILVLENYTRDFKALGEWFRLKWEYDNTPPPQRPQSLAWEIRKTDFVRPESRRAHSVKSSPSVSGKNSPCLSGHNTPSGKNSPNLTGKASPGSGKISPRVSSGHATSPKANIEFFSNKISAASKVTTNAKTEPKQEIKLTDIEEKDVINGEKHLEKEVPVLQVQNEKAEKLEPLIVEIGKAKQCPNVSPKPVVVKSSKNKCVPDNAKKVPNKELSTQAKATKAKLDAMENDFLSKQLVNSNVKNDNLTNQDIDAQTERKKIETVESDIAVTANEKTNDKVNSEAMKNNDEVVHNKTRNEVIPKSRTGTDSENKTAIDAVTDNESPIKSEDNFADVSNESSTKSIEEKHDKADEPPKNEAIKKEELVSNSSEMENNMAYTQEVKDALLVEKKVNDVDFQDCPEVKDTVKNKDELKDDKDFKKPEPKVDTRTFVRPAYSQAAAKPKATTTKIEIKTLARSTPLARSKTVVEIRPNKASKTQKVCPKKNQTSKCSYPFNLTTGRTSLFDATSNVVNKSTVPRKVVNKNVQMGSGDSKFNQPKVEVKKRPLRPTSLKVNEKLDKKEKCNSALGNIKDCEEYSSSDTIVTQIDRSRLESSESLRTLVPDDLELIHDAANSVEVLNIDSNTNDNDGWLTVKSRRLSRESKKQSKSHWSNRFHQPSATTSLPTLNMIESPKQEVKPIINTTATTKVDRAKSEQPQILKPEKVVTVSSKNRVDSKTKTNLAMIRQKSDVTGLKRSARSKALSKKAEKVKDTPKDSESSELTKNRLHSSLESLTTGLARSQESTEEVFDFDKWKAEFRSTFKYLEDDDQMPNHNEILKSADPSEMSEIAAMTSQIEENEKKISWALDFQSDVDQRKLCEEEDLLNRQIMELQQVSDIDLDTETDDTETDAEILCEDVPALVAPENLGALAASLEDQYETALAGMSWAERVDTLVVLEALVARDPGRAQQLHAKLSQGIKRRGSFQDALRRLQAKQARAERQRLEYQTERAKKIHLLLARVEEVKVAKNQLIEEKRLRMERRLQKATENRDQHLKDIVRKAHDEEEKLREIAFIKQLEAENRRHEFLDQCRTHTTRLRRVRRDRLNKLEQKAAREAAVGARRQAIEAERQRHVQTLLERRRERDRRVDGLREMRRQERDIAAREKAEGVKSRLSALAAAAELEADALRSRIRDKQDASQQRLESHLQAIREKATGPRQPTTSESQDNDLDEEVRLEQERKERDKVKALKKKARKVKQKLLASGNDQSASELRIPIDAFLYPAVNKMYKVFQQINNILSPLLAGENDEQKTEKREPITKLNETGVKQTNKTDIKVNGDVSKDEKNG